DNA from Pajaroellobacter abortibovis:
GTGCGCAAGCCAGCACTCCACCGCATCAACAACCGCTGTTAGCCACTCTGCCGCTTTCTCCTCTGAATTATTTACAGCAAGCAATTCCTGAAACCAGGGAAAGGCGTCCCCCTCCCGCCGCAATGCATGGAACAGTGCCTTCATGGCAGCTAAAAGTTCTGGAGTCCACTCAGCCCCACCAGCCTTAGCGACCTTGCGCGCAACCCCTTCGATTTTAAGTAGTGCCAGGACAGCACGGGCTACTGCAGTCTCTTCATCCTGCATAATAGCAGTGCCCTCCTTTGCGGAAACCACTGCAAGCGCCAGACGAGCAATCTGGGCAGCCTCTCCGAGATGTCCACCACGTGTTGACCAAGCTTGCCCTGCCTGTGGTTTAAGAAGCCGTTTTTTTACAAATGCTTGACTGAACTGCCAGATCGGATTGTCTGCAATAATACAAGTACGCAATGCATCGACTTCTGATTCGATTTGGAAGAGACAAGCGATAAAAGCGCTCACGTACCTTCCTGTTTCAATCAGCAATTGACTGAGGACAGGTGGCTCCAACGAAACACCTCGGCGGTAGGCCTCCAATTGTTCACAGAGATCAGGAGCTTGGGCGCTCAGTCTCCTATTGAACTCGTGATAAAGCGCCTCCAAGCGTTCAGGAAGGAAGAGATCGGCGTACTGATATCCTTCGATTCCCAAAACAAGCTTATCTACAATGATATCTTCACCCTCCTTTCTTTCTTCGCAGGGCTAAGCATGGGTCATTCCCCAAAATAGAAAATAGATCAGTTCCTTCGAGATCACCCCACTGTCACCTAAACTCTGCACAGGAACAGAGAAGAGAACACCCCAACCACCGACCGCTATAAGCAATTTATAGCTCATTCACGTGATGAAGAGGAAGGAGAAACGACCGGAGTGAACGCAGTCTGTGCCATCACCCCTTCTTCAAAACCAAAGTAGATGGCTGCTTGTTTAAACATAAACTGTTGTCCCTCTGAAGTGGCAAGATCGACACGGTACGTGTTGATATATCTGACTGAATCCTTGAGCCATTGATCCCAAGCCTCCTGGGAAATTTCCTCATAGATTTTTTGGCCTAACTCGTTTTTATAAGGTGGTTTGGCCACACCTGGCAATTGTCGACCTAATTTTTTGCAGAAAACCATCCGTTGTGTCATGTTCCCTTTGATAGACGAATATTTCGTTGGTTCCAACGATTTATTGACTTGATCGTAAAAAGAAAAGAGACTACATTAATTAATGTTTTTTCAGCGGATTCCAATTGTCTTTAGCTTGACGAAGAGCTTTGAAGACCTCTATATCCAGAGCCTCTGAACAAACCTCTAGTTTAAGCCGTAATGACTTAGAATCAATCCGCAAAAAGGGGTTTATGGCGAGTTCTTGCCCGATTGAAGAAGGGGTTGCAGGGACACCGCGCGACCGCCGAACACGC
Protein-coding regions in this window:
- a CDS encoding oxidative damage protection protein; its protein translation is MTQRMVFCKKLGRQLPGVAKPPYKNELGQKIYEEISQEAWDQWLKDSVRYINTYRVDLATSEGQQFMFKQAAIYFGFEEGVMAQTAFTPVVSPSSSSRE